A part of Cotesia glomerata isolate CgM1 linkage group LG4, MPM_Cglom_v2.3, whole genome shotgun sequence genomic DNA contains:
- the LOC123263361 gene encoding GATOR complex protein WDR59 — protein MLKRWVSDYVVTEHRDLQANTMALDTTGSYVLLAGRRFLAIKKLDDGDELNSLKKYPRQSKYEVGSAEWNPTISNYHFCAISSNTRIEILSVAGNNNQDLPIIHTLKGHNRVVSDLNWHPKEPDIIASCSIDTFIHVWDLRDSRKPSLSLSAVAGSSQVKWSPLLSYTLATAHDGDIKIWDQRKSNSPVQYIAAHLTKIHGLDWCPFQQNQIATSSQDCTVKVFDICNPRKVDSILSTNYPVWRARYTPFGESLVTIVVPPLRRGENSLLLWNIANLNTPIHTFVGHTDVVLEFQWRHPKVNSNDYDLITWSKDQCLRIFKIDGFLKKLCGHDMDDATSLYTQYSEDTNLRALQSVQDLQLNDSQNDNELSYSSSQVDMQMISNEASTNLDHDKELPSPTQPKTLQQEFSLINMNIPNIELNSMDVIERSCTVTARNKNYHVILKVNFPGNYPYSAQPTFQFCSGTTVDNTTMAKLLRVLKQTSQQRVKKNRTCLEPCLRQLIITLEQTCVPSESESNLLDYHIQSNADFLNSTTICTNYQDNYIPFPRTSGAKFCSLGILVCFGRSTFTRRSFAIKPDGSTPRSLSALGNIGNSGSYMNLYSNSYGQSGDTMSISSFYFPERQQRSSRKNVYNSSVTQNQNCYNKNYYSLVTVYDTSLLFFVNKELAEKYILNLLEIPSMCQHNANVASLLNRPDLIQAWCLSALVISPLSNPSQNLCQIQDIVLPWPLHPFGQKLVHSLIQHYVNQSDIQMAGMLSCVFSDRSESHDNSLGYLTSKSVNVSPGGSPYHTIHHADTSSEGWSVQNLKYNRSSSWSESLDDSKTFPDSLNDIGRSIRLLDENNTLLYDRYKKVYAEVLHRWRLLDGRAQILKHVSASHLDSQKDVKLQSECHLCKQTNREPQCTSCKRLTFQCIICHISVKGHSTFCLICGHGGHTQHLAAWFTNERVCPTGCGCACLQESTNLLKS, from the exons atgcTGAAACGTTGGGTAAGTGACTATGTTGTCACTGAACATCGAGATTTAcag GCGAACACAATGGCATTGGACACTACTGGATCTTATGTCTTGTTAGCTGG gCGCAGATTTTTagccataaaaaaattggatgATGGTGatgaattaaattcattaaaaaaatatccccGACAAAGTAAATATGAAGTTGGCTCTGCTGAATGGAATCCTACTATaagtaattatcatttttgtgCCATATCT agTAACAcaagaattgaaattttgagtgTTGCCGGTAACAATAATCAAGATCTGCCAATAATTCACACTCTAAAAGGGCACAACAGAGTTGTTAGTGATCTAAATTGGCATCCTAAGGAACCTGATATTATAGCTTCTTGTAGTATAGATACTTTTATCCACGTTTGGGATCTGAGAGATTCCAGAAAACCGTCTCTGTCTTTGTCAGCAGTAG cGGGTTCTTCGCAAGTAAAATGGAGTCCCTTACTATCTTATACGTTAGCCACAGCTCATGACGGTGATATTAAAATATGGGATCAGAGAAAAAGTAATAGTCCTGTACAATACATTGCCGCTCATTTAACCAAGATTCATGGATTAGACTGGTGTCCATTTCAACAAAACCAAATAGCTACCTCAAGTCAAGATTGCACTGTTAAAGTTTTTGATATTTGTAATCCTCGTAAAGTCGACAGTATTTTGTCAACAAATTATCCTGTTTGGAGAGCCAGATacacg cCATTTGGAGAAAGTCTGGTGACAATAGTTGTTCCACCTCTGCGTCGTGGAGAAAATAGCCTCTTACTATGGAACATAGCAAATCTAAATACGCCAATTCATACTTTTGTCGGACACACGGATGTTGTTTTAGAGTTTCAATGGCGGCATCCTAAAGTAAACAGTAATGACTACGATTTGATAACATGGTCAAAAGATCAATGTTTGAGGATATTCAAAATTGAtgggtttttaaaaaaattatgtggtCATGATATGGACGATGCTACATCCTTATATACCCAATACTCTGAAGATACAAATTTAA GAGCATTACAATCTGTTCAAGATCTTCAACTGAATGACTCTCAAAATGATAATGAATTAAGTTATTCATCTTCTCAGGTTGATATGCAAATGATATCTAATGAAGCTAGTACCAATTTAGACCATGACAAAGAATTACCATCGCCAACCCAACCAAAAACTTTACAACaagaattttcattaataaatatgaatattccTAACATCGAACTGAATTCAATGGATGTCATAGAAAGAAGTTGTACAGTGACAGCGAGAAACAAAAACTATCATGTTATATTAAAAGTCAATTTTCCTGGAAACTATCCTTATAGTGCACAACCTACGTTTCAGTTTTGTTCGGGTACTACAGTTGATAATACAACAATGGCTAAATTATTAAGAGTTCTTAAACAAACTTCGCAAcaaagagttaaaaaaaatcgaacttGCTTAGAACCTTGCTTAAGACAACTTATCATAACTTTAGAACAAACTTGTGTTCCAAGCGAAAGTGAATCTAATCTTTTAGATTATCACATTCAGTCTAATGctgattttttaaactcaacGACTATTTGTACAAATTATCAAGATAATTATATTCCATTTCCAAGAACATCAGGTGCTAAATTTTGCAGTTTAGGGattcttgtttgtttcggTCGCTCAACTTTTACCAGGCGCTCGTTTGCTATTAAACCAGATGGTAGTACACCGCGTTCTCTTTCTGCTTTGGGAAATATTGGGAATAGTGGATCATACATGAATTTATATTCCAATTCATATGGTCAGTCTGGAGATACTATGTCAATtagttcattttattttcccGAACGG CAACAAAGATCatcaagaaaaaatgtttataattcATCTGTAACTCAAAATCAGAATtgttataacaaaaattactaTTCATTAGTTACTGTGTATGAtacttcattattattttttgtaaacaaAGAACTTGCTGAGAAGTATAT CTTAAATTTGTTAGAAATTCCGTCAATGTGTCAACATAATGCTAATGTCGCTTCATTATTAAATCGTCCTGATCTAATTCAAGCATGGTGTTTATCTGCACTTGTTATTTCGCCGTTATCAAATCcgtcacaaaatttatgtcaaATTCAAGACATAGTTTTGCCTTGGCCACTTCATCCATTTGGACAAAAACTTGTACATTCTCT gaTTCAACATTATGTAAATCAATCAGATATTCAGATGGCTGGAATGTTGAGCTGTGTCTTTAGCGATCGTTCAGAAAGTCATGACAATAGTCTGGGATACTTAACGAGTAAATCAGTCAATGTTAGC cctgGAGGTTCTCCATATCACACAATTCATCATGCGGATACTAGCTCAGAAGGCTGGAGTGTTCAAAACTTGAAATACAATCGATCAAGTTCATGGTCCGAATCATTGGATGATTCAAAAACTTTTCCAGATTCTTTAAATGATATAGGCCGCAGTATTCGATTATTGGATGAAAACAATACTCTATTGTATGACCGTTACAAAAAAGTTTATGCAGAAGTTCTTCACAGGTGGAGACTTCTTGATGGAAGGgctcaaattttaaaacatgTTAGTGCCTCCCACCTCGACTCGCAGAAAGATG
- the LOC123263404 gene encoding repressor of RNA polymerase III transcription MAF1 homolog encodes MKLLESTRFEAINSALFIKTGDCKIIGRIESYSCKMAGNDKQMYKRFNSEQGVTPHDLQALSPPQTSLGTSPAQSYFSKSISGDEEGPLCDTISRKTLFYLIATLNSTFCPDYDFSDAKSHEFSKEPSLQWVMNAVDSNLSATAGDHYRNLRSALWAAIEDEISMSECDIYSYNPDLASDPFGEDGCLWSFNYFFYNKKLKRIVFFNCRAINPLYVLDSGVGSDFAMDEDDDDIDNDRY; translated from the exons ATGAAACTATTGGAAAGCACTAGATTTGAAGCAATAAACAGTGCTTTGTTTATCAAAACCGGTGACTGCAAAATCATCGGAAG aattgAAAGTTACTCTTGTAAAATGGCTGGAAATGATAAGCAAATGTATAAAAGATTTAATTCTGAGCAAGGAGTTACACCACACGACCTTCAAGCTTTATCTCCACCACAAACATCTCTTGGCACGTCACCAGCCCAATCCTATTTcag taAAAGTATCTCTGGAGATGAAGAAGGACCTTTATGTGACACAATCAGCcgaaaaactttattttatttaattgcaaCTTTAAATTCAACATTCTGTCCTGATTACGATTTTTCCGATGCTAAAAGTCACGAATTCAGTAAGGAACCCAGTTTGCAATGGGTCATGAATGCAGTTGACAGTAATCTTAGTGCTACTGCTGGTGATCATTACCGCAATTTAAGATCTGCATTGTGGGCTGCAATTGAAGATGAAATATCAATGAGCGAATGTGATATTTATAG CTATAATCCGGATTTGGCGTCAGATCCTTTTGGAGAAGATGGTTGCTTATGGTcattcaactattttttttacaataaaaaattgaaacgcATCGTATTCTTTAATTGTAGAGCAATAAA TCCTCTGTACGTTTTAGATTCTGGAGTTGGTAGTGATTTTGCTATggatgaagatgatgatgacaTTGACAACGATCGTTATTAA
- the LOC123263087 gene encoding leucine-rich repeat and guanylate kinase domain-containing protein: MDKLEIRKLQREDCVALRNLVQELADFEEMPDGPKLDAEDLEKNGFGEQPLFHSFVAEVENQIVGYAIYYYTFSTWRGKSMFLDELYVKPSHRKMHIGSLLFDAVAKEASKNSCCRLDFIVLDWNPAAEFYKRRGVIDITEKEKWHYYRIEADGLQKLIEKNLTDIHLLQKYHYLQYIDLSHNNLSDLSSLSRLPYLLYLNVSHNKLKDISNFAPPRYLTYLNLSHNIITSMKSLENFWSIVNLDLSYNFIKKIPRLHNFRYLKYLNLSHNFIEYVQHLEHLNIQELNLNFNCVKKFIFINLNKKNSVFVNLRTLLMCHNNISSLKFLRDVHCLRLIDLKDNAIEDLMEVFHLDSLIYEIDLRNNPCTKWPNYKEIVLFSIPSAVFVDGSEVTESEMVSATITFNPPINLLASRGATQLTLLEQLNVPKIDDSMTSYDENSPPLIILSGPLAVKKLALGRHLFLKNSDKIKYCRSHTTRKNFTNNIENDGFYFVNHEEFHEMARNGEFLTIEEILGDSYGLHVSELVKLKKEKKIGITQLDLLATIQIKIRYPQVKLILVFTKNEEMHRQWIEDKLRIFRWIKNSSKNLWALSIHREYNINNVDSMIDSEEMINNMNSHENAQKKVSQEIISEKFEADNILFDTSFQKYENINKLKNEYIESILKSRQVYLNQHLNNPGFYSLVVVYQNKFEND, encoded by the exons ATGGATAAATTAGAAATACGCAAGTTGCAGCGAGAAGATTGTGTCGCTCTCAGAAATCTTGTTcaa gAACTAGCGGATTTTGAGGAAATGCCCGATGGTCCAAAGCTTGATGCTGAAG atttAGAAAAAAACGGTTTTGGAGAACAACCATTATTTCATTCTTTTGTTGCTGAGGTTGAAAATCAAATCGTTGGATatgcaatttattattacactttttCTACTTGGCGTGGTAAATCAATGTTTTTAGATGAACTTTATGTTAAGCCATCTCATCGAAAAATGCATATTGGCAGTTTATTATTTGATGCAGTAGCAAAG GAAGCTTCCAAAAATAGCTGCTGTCGACTCGATTTTATAGTTTTGGATTGGAACCCTGCTGCTGAATTTTATAAGCGTAGAGGTGTGATTGACATTACAGAAAAAGAGAAGTGGCATTATTATCGAATAGAAGCAGATGGCTTACAGAAACTTATAGAAAAA aatttgaCAGATATTCACCTTCTTCAAAAGTATCATTATCTTCAATACATAGATTTATCTCACAATAATTTATCAGATTTATCGTCTTTAAGTAGACTTCCTTACCTCTTATACTTAAATGTATCACACAATAAGCTCAAAGATATTTCGAACTTTGCACCACCAAGGTAtttaacttatttaaatttatcacatAACATCATAACATCGATGAaaagtttagaaaatttttggagtATCGTCAATTTAGAtctttcttataattttataaagaaaattcccCGATTACACAATTTCAG gtacttGAAATATCTAAATCTTTCGCATAACTTTATCGAGTATGTACAACATTTGGaacatttaaatattcaagaattaaatttaaactttaactgtgtaaaaaaatttatattcatcaacttaaataaaaaaaatagtgtgttTGTTAATTTGAGAACTTTATTAATGTGTCACAATAATATATCATCATTGAAATTTCTTCGGGATGTACATTGCCTACGTCTTATAGACTTAAAAGATAATGCAATTGAAGATTTAATGGAAGTATTTCATTTGGATAGTTTAATATATGAAATTGATTTAAGAAACAATCCTTGTACCAAATGGCcaaattataaagaaattgttttattttcaattccaAGTGCAGTTTTCGTTGATGGGAGTGAAGTTACAGAATCTGAAATg GTTTCAGCGACTATTACATTCAATCCACCGATCAATTTATTAGCATCCCGTGGAGCTACTCAACTTACTTTACTAGAACAGTTGAATGTACCCAAAATTGATGATAGTATGACTTCGTATGATGAAAATAGCCCACCTTTAATAATACTTAGTGGCCCATTggctgtaaaaaaattagctttaggtcgacatttatttttaaaaaactctgATAAa ATAAAATATTGTCGCAGCCATacaacaagaaaaaattttacaaataatatagaaaatgatggtttttattttgtgaatCACGAAGAATTCCATGAAATGGCTCGAAATGgagaatttttaactatagAAGAGATTTTAGGAGATAGCTATGGACTtc atgttAGTGAACtagttaaactaaaaaaagaaaaaaaaattggtataaCACAACTAGATTTGTTAGCcacaatacaaataaaaataagatatcCACAAGTAAAATTGATACTTGTTTTCACTAAAAACGAAGAAATGCATCGACAATGGATCGAAGATAAACTTCGAATTTTTAGATGGATTAAAAATagctctaaaaatttatgGGCGTTATCGATTCATAGAgagtataatataaataatgtagaTTCAATG attGACTCAgaagaaatgataaataatatgaatagCCATGAAAATGCGCAAAAAAAAGTAAGTCAAG
- the LOC123263370 gene encoding ubiquitin carboxyl-terminal hydrolase CYLD → MDKWSIYDSMNLSTSPCHYVAIRNTILSRISGECDQSVCTLRLGMLVEAKEIQSDGGLRIRVNDTNNADIWNKTEWKCHRIDLIPVPQIVWYFLAAVQAPNERVRLATDTKFCEDVSNLKINNQVWFNPESNSANKHLAVIKFIGVVSELGPGFYFGLDLLDKPDSIRTSLVAKKHFAESSNNSTFATLLNIQPINHDDINHASFNANAELSSNEIESSWSKELDGFVNSTTNNHTINDKGIRHESNVVTSKQLINFEDKNNNNHNNNNNREPESFGFNDALLPKIIHQSVKSSILHSDDGINLKKSLNKCNFIPIDNLLTKYDNNQMIRKGNDKPFDLGTKVEVLVGSELRHGIIRWIDNVPGSNPGKIMAAIEFKDEPDLQNTDEVYNELKHFNIKLNRACYGDSETFIQPNITSKDDSLLRINDDNLSQSENLIVKGIVKPICVEDGLENICGKYRGIQGHHNSCYLDATLFCMFAFTSVFDNLLFRPPTEKDCAQYEQVQRVLREDIVNPLRKNVFVHANSVMKLRTLLEKLSSVSGLTSEEKDPEEFLTSLVAQILNAEPFLKLSSGQDAYHYQLFVEKDDHLNLPTVQQLLEQSFLTSNIRLKEVPSCLIIQMPRFGKSYKMYSKIQPTLLLDVTDIIEDSPRQCTICGKLAEYECKECYGQRGLGLESIAFCTSCLDQVHRHERRTNHASTKLNVPTEFKILQDHCPVPRLFLELSAVVCIETSHYVSFVKCGSGSEAPWCFFDSMADRKGEQNGFNIPEMVSCPDFPYWLSEDGAKKAESTDDRQLPEYAKRLLCDAYMCMYQSSDVMMYK, encoded by the exons ATGGATAAGTGGAGTATCTATGACAGTATGAATTTATCAACTTCTCCATGTCACTATGTAGCAATTAGAAACACTATTTTGAGTAGAATATCTGGTGAATGTGATCAAAGTGTCTGTACATTGCGTCTTGGAATGCTTGTTGAAGCTAAAGAGATCCAATCAGATGGTGGGCTCAGGATTCGTGTTAACGATACGAATAATGCTGATATCTGGAATAAAACAGAGTGGAAATGTCACAGAATTGATTTAATACCTGTACCACAAATAGTATGGTATTTCTTAGCAGCTGTGCAAGCTCCAAATGAAAGGGTTCGATTAGCTACGGACACTAAATTTTGTGAGGACgttagtaatttaaaaataaacaatcaagTTTGGTTCAATCCAGAATCGAATTCAGcaaataaacatttagctgTAATTAAATTCATAGGGGTAGTTTCAGAACTAGGTCCAGGATTTTATTTTGGACTAGATTTATTG gATAAACCAGACAGTATCCGAACATCACTCGTGgcgaaaaaacattttgcaGAATCATCAAACAATAGCACCTTTGCTACACTCCTTAATATTCAACCAATAAATCATGATGATATTAACCATGCATCTTTCAATGCtaatg CTGAACTATCATCAAATGAAATTGAATCGTCCTGGTCGAAAGAATTAGATGGTTTTGTTAATAGCACTACCAATAACCACACAATCAATGATAAAGGCATACGACATGAATCAAATGTTGTTACTTCAAAACAACTAATcaattttgaagataaaaataataataatcacaataacaacaataatagaGAACCAGAAAGTTTTGGTTTTAATGATGCATTACTACCGAAGATTATTCATCAATCAGTAAAGTCAAGTATATTACATAGTGATGATGGAATCAATTTGaagaaaagtttaaataagtGTAATTTCATTCCAATAg ataatttattaacaaaatatgaTAACAATCAAATGATTCGAAAAGGCAATGACAAACCTTTTGATTTGGGAACCAAAGTTGAAGTTCTTGTGGGTTCTGAATTACGACATGGAATCATTCGATGGATCGACAATGTACCGGGAAGTAATCCTGGAAAAATTATGGCAGCTATCGAGTTT AAAGATGAGCCTGACTTACAAAACACAGATGAAGTATACAATGAgttaaaacattttaatattaaattaaatagagcATGTTACGGAGATTCTGAAACTTTTATACAACCTAATATAACATct AAAGACGATTCATTATTAAGAATCAATGATGATAATTTAAGTCAATCTGAAAATTTGATAGTTAAAGGTATTGTAAAACCTATATGTGTCGAAGATGGTCTTGAAAATATATGTGGTAAATATCGTGGCATTCAAGGCCATCATAATTCATGTTATTTAGACGCTACATTATTCTGTATGTTTGCTTTCACAAGTGTTTTTGATAACTTGCTTTTCag accTCCAACTGAGAAAGACTGCGCACAATATGAACAAGTACAGCGAGTATTACGAGAAGACATCGTAAATCCTCTACGAAAGAATGTTTTTGTACACGCGAATAGTGTAATGAAACTACGAACattacttgaaaaattgtCATCAGTATCTGGTTTAACTAGTGAAGAAAAAGATCCGGAAGAATTTCTCACTTCACTAGTTGCTCAAATATTAAATGCAGAGccttttttaaagttaagcTCTGGTCAAGATGCGTATCATTATCAACTTTTTGTTGAAAAAGATGATCACTTAAACTTACCTACAGTCCAACAATTACTCGAACAAAGCTTTTTAACGAGTAATATTAGACTAAAAGAGGTTCCATCATGCTTAATAATACAAATGCCGCGTTTTGgaaaatcatataaaatgtACTCAAAAATTCAGCCTACACTTTTACTTGATGTCACGGATATTATCGAAGATT CTCCAAGACAATGTACAATCTGTGGAAAGTTAGCTGAATATGAATGCAAAGAATGCTATGGTCAACGGGGATTAGGTTTAGAAAGTATTGCATTTTGTACTTCTTGTTTAGATCAa GTACATCGACATGAAAGAAGAACAAATCATGCATCTACAAAATTGAACGTACCCACTGAATTTAAA attctacAAGACCATTGTCCAGTTCCACGcctttttttggaattatcaGCTGTAGTCTGCATTGAGACATCTCATTATGTGTCATTTGTAAAATGTGGATCAGGCTCTGAAGCACCATGGTGCTTTTTCGATTCAATGGCTGATCGCAAAG GCGAACAAAATGGATTCAATATACCTGAAATGGTATCATGTCCAGATTTTCCATACTGGCTAAGTGAAGATGGAGCAAAAAAAGCTGAATCCACTGATGATCGACAATTACCGGAATATGCTAAAAGGCTTCTTTGCGATGCTTACATGTGCATGTATCAATCATCGGATGTGATGATGTATAAGTAA
- the LOC123263387 gene encoding protein disulfide-isomerase A6 homolog, which translates to MRALIGLLLLIASANCMYSSMSDVIELTPSNFDKLVTNSDHIWVVEFYAPWCGHCKNLKPEYEKAATALKGIIKVGAVDVDEHKSFGSRFGIEGFPTIKIFGVNKKKPESYNGARTADGLVTEALRVASKKAKEALGGKSSGPDSKSSKDVVELTDDNFDKLVINSEDMWLVEFYAPWCGHCKNLAPIWAKAATELKGKVKLGALDATVNTIKGSQYEIRGYPTIKFFAPGKKDSDSVSEYGGGRTTSDIVNWALDKLSENVPAPEIVQVTGEKSMKEACDDKPLCVISVLPHILDCQSQCRNEYLEILKVLGEKYKKKMWGWVWAEAGAQPDLEEALEIGGFGYPALAVVNTKKMKYSLMRGSFSEDGINSFLRDLSYGRGGTAPLKGAELPKIYETEAWDGKDGQPPQEEKIDLSDIDLNDKDEL; encoded by the exons ATGCGAGCATTAatag GTCTCTTGCTGTTAATTGCGAGTGCTAATTGTATGTACTCATCCATGTCAGACGTTATTGAATTAACACCcagtaattttgataaattagtAACAAATAGTGATCATATATGGGTGGTTGAATTTTATGCGCCATGGTGTGgtcattgtaaaaatttaaaacctgAATATGAAAAAGCAGCCACAGCACTTAAG ggaattataaaagttggagCCGTAGATGTAGATGAGCATAAATCATTTGGATCTAGATTTGGAATTGAAGGTTTCCctacaattaaaatatttggtGTCAATAAAAAGAAACCTGAGAGTTATAATGGTGCGCGAACGGCTGATGGGCTTGTAACTGAAGCTTTAAGAGTTGCAAGTAAAAAAGCTAAAGAAGCATTAGGTGGAAAGTCAAGTGGTCCAGATTcgaaa tCCTCTAAAGATGTGGTTGAGCTAACGGATGATAACTTCgataaattagttataaaCTCTGAAGATATGTGGTTAGTCGAATTTTATGCACCGTGGTGTGGACATTGTAAGAATCTTGCTCCAATTTGGGCTAAAGCTGCTACTGAGTTGAAAGGAAAAGTAAAATTAGGTGCTCTGGATGCAACTGTTAACACAATAAAAGGCAGCCAATATGAAATCAGAGGATAcccaacaattaaattttttgctccCGGCAAAAAAGATTCAGACTCTGTTTCTGAATATGGCGGTGGTCGTACAACAAGTGACATTGTCAATTGGGCTCTTGATAAGCTGTCAGAAAATGTTCCAGCTCCAGAAATAGTTCAAGTAACTGGTGAAAAGTCAATGAAAGAAGCATGTGATGACAAACCATTGTGTGTTATATCAGTGCTGCCTCATATTCTTGATTGTCAATCTCAATGCAGAAATGAATACTtggaaatattaaaagttttaGGTGAAAAATACAAGAAGAAGATGTGGGG atgGGTATGGGCAGAAGCTGGAGCGCAGCCAGATCTTGAAGAAGCTCTCGAAATTGGTGGATTTGGATATCCAGCTTTAGCTGTTGTCAATaccaaaaaaatgaagtattCATTAATGAGAGGTAGTTTCTCAGAAGATGGTATCAACTCGTTTTTGAGAGATCTCAGCTATGGTAGAGGAGGTACTGCTCCATTGAAAGGCGCTGAACTTCCAAAAATATATGAGACTGAAGCATGGGATGGTAAAGACGGTCAGCCACCgcaagaagaaaaaattgatctaagtgatattgatttaaatgataaagatgaactataa